One Paroedura picta isolate Pp20150507F chromosome 3, Ppicta_v3.0, whole genome shotgun sequence genomic window carries:
- the LOC143831564 gene encoding cholinesterase-like translates to MLSLVPSSSCLVVLLSLLRTSFASEEDAVIVTSTGPLKGKRLQVGSGSVTAYLGIPYAEPPVGILRFQKPQPRQPWSCVLEATSFGSSCHQKTNYSLPYSNMWVASAPFSEDCLSLNIWVSYPPPATPAPVLAWIHGGGYIAGAGSLELNNGALLAATEKIIVASMNYRLGVLGFLYLPPAAPGNMGLWDQQLAMKWLKENAAVFGGDPAKLTLFGHSAGAASVGFHLLSPTSQPLFARAVLQSGAPNAPWAWKEPKMLKRDTVLIGHLLGCTNETHRDVVGCLQRVEIKANRFNKFNYLFSPTVDGDFLPEEPQKLLENGSIPAKSLLTGITSDDGSTYVLYSVSRAQETDGLLTWDQLLSGVMSTVQRRILNKAKAVVETYLEGGHGPEQYRRALAQISKDYFFLCPLVEAAAKIAEARNPVYVYSFDHHLSGFIWHEWMGAAHGAELPYLFGTVSTLPGRANQSLTEAEAALSRKMMRYWAEFARNGNPSESTSSEVQWPLYNATEQNFFRISIEVPQVLQTSPSQHCDFLARQYLNVPSGVSFSSGPEDGKNETRT, encoded by the exons ATGCTCAGCCTTGTCCCTTCGTCCTCATGCCTTGTcgtcctcctctccctgctgagGACCAGTTTTGCCAGCGAAGAGGATGCTGTGATTGTCACCAGCACTGGACCTCTTAAGGGCAAGCGGCTTCAGGTTGGTTCTGGTTCAGTGACTGCTTACCTGGGCATCCCCTATGCAGAACCTCCAGTGGGGATATTGCGGTTCCAGAAGCCCCAGCCACGTCAGCCATGGAGCTGTGTGTTGGAGGCCACCAGCTTTGGCAGCTCATGCCATCAGAAAACTAATTATTCCTTGCCTTATTCCAACATGTGGGTCGCCAGTGCCCCGTTCTCAGAGGATTGCTTGTCTCTCAACATCTGGGTGTCGTACCCTCCACCAGCCACACCAGCTCCTGTCCTCGCCTGGATCCACGGAGGGGGATATATTGCTGGGGCTGGTTCTCTGGAATTAAATAATGGAGCGCTGTTAGCAGCTACAGAGAAGATCATTGTGGCCTCCATGAACTACCGCTTGGGGGTTCTGGGTTTCCTCTACTTGCCACCAGCTGCCCCAGGAAACATGGGCTTGTGGGACCAACAGCTGGCCATGAAGTGGTTGAAGGAGAATGCAGCTGTCTTTGGTGGCGATCCAGCCAAGTTGACTCTCTTTGGCCACAGTGCTGGAGCAGCCTCGGTGGGGTTCCACCTCCTGTCACCGACAAGCCAGCCCCTTTTTGCTCGGGCTGTGCTACAAAGTGGAGCTCCCAATGCCCCCTGGGCATGGAAGGAACCTAAGATGCTCAAAAGGGATACCGTGTTGATTGGTCACCTACTGGGCTGCACCAATGAAACCCACAGGGATGTCGTGGGCTGCCTGCAGAGAGTGGAAATCAAAGCGAATAGATTTAATAAGTTCAATTATCTCTTCTCACCCACTGTTGACGGTGATTTCCTTCCTGAAGAGCCACAGAAGCTCCTGGAGAATGGGTCGATTCCAGCCAAATCGCTTCTCACTGGCATCACGAGTGATGATGGCTCTACCTATGTGTTATATTCTGTTTCTAGGGCCCAAGAAACCGATGGCTTACTGACCTGGGACCAGCTCCTGAGCGGGGTGATGTCCACAGTGCAAAGGCGCATTTTAAACAAGGCCAAAGCTGTTGTGGAGACCTACCTTGAAGGTGGTCATGGGCCAGAACAGTACCGTCGGGCTTTGGCCCAGATCTCAAAAGACTACTTTTTTTTGTGCCCACTGGTTGAAGCAGCTGCCAAGATAGCAGAAGCAAGGAATCCGGTGTATGTCTACTCCTTCGACCACCACCTCTCTGGCTTCATCTGGCATGAGTGGATGGGGGCAGCCCATGGAGCTGAGTTGCCCTATCTGTTTGGAACCGTGTCAACATTACCGGGAAGAGCTAACCAATCCTTGACTGAGGCCGAGGCTGCACTGAGTCGCAAAATGATGCGGTACTGGGCAGAATTCGCCAGAAATGG GAATCCCAGTGAGTCTACTAGCAGTGAGGTACAGTGGCCACTctacaatgccacagagcagAACTTCTTTCGGATTAGCATAGAGGTCCCTCAAGTGTTGCAGACGTCACCTTCTCAGCACTGCGATTTCCTGGCAAGGCAGTACCTGA ATGTACCCTCAGGAGTCTCTTTTTCATCAGGCCCAGAAGATGGGAAGAATGAGACTAGAACTTAA